ACCGGGGGGAACGGCTCTCCCGCATCATCGGAACTGCGACGGGATTTATGGTTCGGCAATCTGGCGGGACTGGCCATCGCCGCTCAGATGCTGGAGGCCTTTTTGCCGGGTTTGGGCCCCTGGTTCAAACCGGGCCTGGCCAATATCTTCACCCTGGTGGCTTTCTCCTGGTGGGGTTGGCGAGCCGCCGTCGCAGTCTCTTTGGTCCGGGTGGTGGCGGCTTCCCTGCTTTTGGGCACTTTTCTCTCACCCACCTTTCTCTTGAGTCTGTCCGGTGCCTGCGGCGCCCTGCTGGGATTGGGCCTCGCCCTGGTCCTGCCCTGGCGTACCGGCCCCGTGGGACGTTCCCTGCTCGCCTCCATGGCCCATATGGCGGGACAGTTTCTCATGGCCTGGCTGGTGGTCGTAGGCCATCCGGCCATTTTTCAACTGCTGCCCTGGTTTCTGCTGGGAGCCTGGATAACCGGATTGGTCAACGGAATTCTGACCTTTTTGATACTGGAGCGTCTGGAAAGCTGCCACAGCCGATGACCACTCCCGTCGACATCTCCTGGTTGGCCGCCTGCCGGGATCGTTTGGCGGCCGGGCTGCTCGATTATTATCGTCGCCAGGGTCGTGTCCTGCCCTGGCGGGGCACCCGGGATCTCTATCACTTGTGGCTGTGCGAAATCATGTTGCAGCAAACGGGGGTGGCCACGGTCATGCCCTATTACGAGCGATTCCTGGTGCGATTTCCCACCCTGGAAAGTTTGGCCCACGCCCCGTTGCAAGAGGTTCTCTCCCTGTGGCAGGGTTTAGGCTACTACCAGCGCGCCAGAAATCTGCACCGCGC
The nucleotide sequence above comes from Magnetococcales bacterium. Encoded proteins:
- a CDS encoding Gx transporter family protein, whose translation is MTTSCGATPDPTGGNGSPASSELRRDLWFGNLAGLAIAAQMLEAFLPGLGPWFKPGLANIFTLVAFSWWGWRAAVAVSLVRVVAASLLLGTFLSPTFLLSLSGACGALLGLGLALVLPWRTGPVGRSLLASMAHMAGQFLMAWLVVVGHPAIFQLLPWFLLGAWITGLVNGILTFLILERLESCHSR